In Telopea speciosissima isolate NSW1024214 ecotype Mountain lineage chromosome 10, Tspe_v1, whole genome shotgun sequence, the DNA window ACTACTTATGAACTGACTTGGTTACATTACTCGCTCAAGGACTTAGGAGTGCCACATTCAGTACTTATGGATCTTTATTGTGATAACGAGGCAACCATACCCATTGTAGTAAATCCAATATTCTATGAACGAACAAAACATATTGAGATTAATTATCATGTTGTCTGTGAaaatctttaggttcatcagattCGAACTGTTTATGTAACAACAAAACAACAAGTAGTAGATATTTTTACAAAAGCTCTTGATCGAGAACAATATCATTTTCTTCTTAGCAAGTTAGACGTTtatgatatttatgctccaacttgatgGGGAGTGTTGAGTTGTATCTGATTGGGTTATTACTTATACCCAAGGGAGAGAGTTGAGGACTCTATATATACCCTTGTAATGCTAAAGGAAAAGATACTAAAAACTCCTAATTCTTCCTCGTGGATGTAGGCTTACAACCGAACCAAATAATTCTtgtgtttcttctctttctttgatgtttcaacaattaacatggtatcagagcgggttTCTTCAGTTTTGTTGCAGGTTTCTCCAGATTTACCTTCGTTCATCCGTGCACATGTATGCAGTTTGTCCTGCCTACATGTGAGAGGGAGTGTTGGGAGAATAACTCACATAGATTTACACTCTAAGGCCTTCTAATTCCTCATATACTTGTAAATATACTTGTGAGTCACTCACTCACTCCATCTAGTAATTCGAGCAtttgggttggatatttacAAAGGAAGCCAAGTGCATCGATACTATTGTATGCCCAAAGGAGAGATGCTTTCGAGTTTCGACCCCAAACAATAGGGGGTAGTTTGTGAGGGAATGAGTCTcatcacatgtttttttttttttttttgtaaatttcaTCACATGGTCATATCACCAGTGGTGAGGAAATTCTTCCTCCCTccatgagaagaaaaaattttacaaaaaatttaaaacttcCAGAAAAGTGAACGCAATTAAAGTAATTGTTGAAAGAGTACATGTCAATGAATGGGAATTGATAGattaaatttcaattttaaatctGACACATTACTAATCAAATCTATTTACTAGATATCCAACGGTTAAAATTGCCAAGTCATCTATCCATATATGACACAATAACTTGAGTCGCCCATAGGTATGCCATAGGCGAACCCGTCCATAAAACCTTTAATCCTTTagccaaaaccaaaattttggcaGATTTGTAGTCTTCGAATGTTGAGATTCTACTCATAATTTTTCAAGTAGAAACTTGGGTCACATGCATACTGTAACCATGCACTCACCACACGAAGTTGTCATGATGTTTTGACCTTTGTTCAATAAGGATATTTTAGATAATAATATCACCCTCATGAATCCATGATAGTGTTTTATCTCATTTGCAAaacctttttgtcttttctatGCCCACATTAGTGGTGTCAATGGGTCGATTCGGTACGattttggtttggatttttcGATTttggtgtgacttttatagaaatcgaaaccGATTCAATAAGAAATCTTCGATTTCAGCTCTGTTttggtttcggtgcggtttggtttcgtgtcgattTCGATTTAtaataacgggttgatatcggtttagattcgattcgataccgattttatataactagtaggATTCGGTTAGtgattatttttcttctctttctctttttaactacataaaatatttcattagatGAAAGTTAGAGTACTTGTCATTTAGGATTTaatcttcattttattttattttattttagggaagTAGATACATAGGAGATAGTTTCCAAGTTAGAGTCAAGTTCTGTTTTTGACAATTTTATATATGCATAATAGTTGTAATCGATGCAGTAAGTTGATTGAATGAAATTATGGTGAGTTACATATGCTGCAGTGAGTTACATCTTAGGGCATTTAGATTTTAGGGTATTTAGGTTTTAGTACcaggtcggttcggtttggggCCAATTGATCGGGTTTaacggtgcaccgtcgggctagtccgaaccaaaccaaaactgaatgATCTCTAAATCTACAAACCGAAATCGATCCAATAAGAGATCGGTCCAGTGTGGTCCAGGCTCATTCGGGCCAATTTTGTCAgtttgggttgggtattgacacccctagcccaCATAAATGGTAGTAACGATTGATGATGACAAGTTCATTGTCACAATGCATGATTACATGAAGATTAACCTTAAGAATTTAAATGAGATAAGATTTTCATCCACAACAATGTATGCACACTTCGTCTTGTAGGGACAAACATAGTAGGGAAATTTTCAGCGACCCCTCCTCATTTGGACCGTGGAATTATTGCCACCCCATTAAGTGTCAATATATCAATTTGGGTCCAAAAACAAAACGGGGTTAACTATGTGTAAAGGaaatgactaaactaccctctacactaaaatattaaaaaacaaatgataaaatagaaaaaagggttGGGGTTTTCAAGGGTGTCTTTGGACCATTGGATCGGAACAAATAAATCTTAAGTGTTGATTTGGAATAAAACATAAATTTGGGAATCCACTCTTCCTCTCGAAACCCCATTCCCTCCCTGACCTGCATTTCGCTCCGGCAGCTTTCATCCCCGACTCCATGCCTCTGTCGTATTTACCCTCCAATAAATTAGTAGCCATTTGTTTGTTtgggtataaataaaaaaaaaatctacgaAGGTAGTCATGGATGCCATTAAGGGACAGGGAGACTGGCAATGGTGGTTGCCGGGGTGAGGTTGTCCTCCCTCCTATGACCTGTGATCGCTTTAATAAAAAAACCCTGCAGAAATGGACAGCAGGGTGATTGGTTAAAAGGCAGCGACAGAGATGGTCGCCGGAGTGAATATCTCTCTCCGGTAACCTGTAACtgtttagatttaaaaaaaaaaaaaaaaaaactgggcagCCAGGCTGCCATAACCGTGATGCTCTCATGGGCCAGCCCCAGCCGGACTTCCCCTTTACCAGTTTTGTTGCGGTCGCCGGCCTCTCCGGTAACCTGcagattttaacaaaaaaagacaaattCTGCAAGTCACAGGGTGGGTTAGGTAACTGAATGAGGAAGAatgggtatttttttgggttgtttttcCGGCAATGGACACCGACCGAAGTTTCATTGTTGTTTGCCGTGGTTTTTGAAAACCGGAGCACCATCGGGTGAAGCCGCAGTTGGCGGCGATTTAACTCCAAAGTATCTAGGCACAAGTGTTGATTCCCatctttccatttcttccatgttgaatcaaaccctaaatgattttAAGATGAatgttgaaacaaaaaaaattagagaaatcaGAAGAGAGCAGAGGGAAACCCTTCTTCTTGGTTcgattcaatttcttcttcctttcgatTAAAGGCGAGCATGAGTCCTTGGGAAgatccatttgaattttttttacctAAATCTGAATCCATTTGCAGGtttgggaagatgagttgcaggttaggGGGAAACGAtttgaggaagaaagagggcattttggtcagaTGAATTGGTTCACTTGTTTTAAGGGGAGGGGCAAAataatcttttaaaaaaatctaaccTACTCACATCACTAATTAACAGCTCAAAGACCTTTTCCGTTAGTGTTTGGGCTCATATTGATATATTGGGACTTAATGGGGTGGCATTAATTCTGTGTCGCCAAAAATTTCCCAACATAGTATTACAAGTTATCACTTTATGCCAATGTTTTGAGAATCAAGATCAAATCCGAATAAGTCAATCTATATTCCGATCAATTCCAAATCGGTCAATCCATACTGCTTTTCGGTTCCCTGTTTTTCTAGGGTTAGAGTATATTTTGGCCAATTCTGGTCGATTCCTAATTGATCTATCGATTGGAATATGTGAGGTTTGGATGACTAGACCATTGTCTGCTcccatgaaaaataaaaatcccacccctattaATTCTTTAGCGTGTACTCCCATTAGTTCCATGTTGACGAGGGCCATGCTGCTGGACCAAAAACCTCTTCTCCTAATTTTTATGATAATAAAAGTGAAAATTGAACAATGAgagaatttaatttaatatttattgTAAGCAAACTTTAGGGGGTGGGgaaaatgaaattatgaaaAATATACAATAATAAAGGCAATCTTATCCTTTTTAAAAAACTGTGACCTGTGACCTGTGACCTGTGACCTGTCTCTGTTTCTTTCACGTGCATGCCACAAACTTCCTTACTCTGTAGTCTGTAGTTTCAATTTACGAGTAATAACATTCAGGACTGATCGGATTAATTATAAGTAAAacatttctttaattaattaccaAATATCCGTTAATTAATACAGAAGAACTTAGCTATGGCGCCCAGGTGGTTACGTTGCGAAACGTATCAAACATCAACAAGCTTTGAGCGGAGTTCCACAAAGGCAATCGTTGCTAACAAACGATGACGCTTCAAGATGATCAAACGGTGAACCCGCTGGAATCCGGCCGCACAGGTGGTTGTAGCTGAGATCCAAGTGACCTATATACGCCGCCGACGATATCGACTTGGGTATCTGACCCCTCAATTTGTTGTACGACAGGTCAAGAGCCGTGAAGTACGATCTGCGCCCGAAAGCATCCGGTATATAACCTTCGATCGAGTTTCGGCTCAGGTTTAGTATGCCTATACCTGAACTTCCGAGTAAACTCGCCGGAATCTTACCCGAGATTCGGTTGCTGTCTAGGTTTAGCGTCGACAGAACTTGCATTCTCCCCAGCGGCTCCGGAATCAGTCCGGAGATCTGGTTCTCCGACAGATCTAAATCGGCGAGTCGGTAGATTTTAGAGATCGAACTCGGAATCGGTCCGTGTATCTGATTCCGACTCAGTAACGCTCTGCTCAGCATCGTGAGCTTTCCGAAGTCTCTAGGGATCTCGCCGGAGATATGATTGTTTCGGAGGTCGAGGTGCATTAAACTGGGAAGGTTGACGATCGACGCCGGAATCCCTCCGGAGATGAGGTTATCAGCGACGTTGAGTACGGTGAGTCGACTCAGCCTTCCAATATCGGAAGGAATTGGACCGGTGAGTCGGTTTCCGATGAGGTCAAGGATTCGGAGGTAAGGAATAGAGGTGATGCAGGTAGGGATCTGACCGTCGATTCCTTTCCAGTCGGCGATGACGATATTGGTGAGGTGATTGAGACTGCAAATGGATGGAGAGATTGTGCCTGTCATGAAGCCAGTACGACCAGCTTTTTGGAAGATGGGATCTTCGGACTCGCCACGGAGGTTTATGTCGGCGACACTACGAGTTGTTGGATCGCAGCTGACGCCGTACCAGTTTTGGCAACAGTCGTTGCCCGACCAAGAGTTGAAGATGCCCAAGTATGGCTCATGTAATGCTGCTTTGAAGGCTAAAAGTGCTGCTCGCTCAGACGGCGGGCAGGAGTTAACGACCGGTGTTGTAACGGCAACGAGGATGACGACGACGGAGATTAAGAATAGGAAGAGACCCATCTCTGACGAACAAGTGTAGTAGTGTTACAGTACAGTACAGTGTAACTGCTACTGTATAAATATACGTTAGCCGTTGAAGGCTCTGCAACTGGAAGCATgggaacttgtgagttgtgacgtTTATATATATCTTTCAATGACGGCTATGCCCCTGGTTCTGTTTTAGAATTACGGATCTtatttttgacttttttttaaGGCCAAAAGTTGGGGCGGTGGTATGGGCATGTTGATAAGTAGTGCTTTTACCCGAACCACATGGGGTAGTAACCATGGTAGGATAATTGATGTCTATTACcccaaaatagaaaaacaaaaaccatgGTAGGATGCCTGGTTTTCTGGTCTTATTCTTATTAAAGAGGTGTATTTATGTTATTGCATTGTAATAGTATTAGAATTTAGGGCGGAAGTTCTctgtgcaggctgcgcccagacacatgggctgcccattcagggggtagggtgatcattttgtccaccctcatgtgtttgggtgcaaccTACACTAttccacagagaacatttggcctagaATTTATTAGAATTTTACAATTTCTCAAACCTCAAGATTGGTATAGGTGTGACCATTGGAAGGATCTATGCTATCTCTCGTGGCAACCCCCTATTAGGGAATCGTTTTACCGTCTTCATTGGCCAGCGCCCCCATCATGTTTTAGGTgagtctggatcctctacttccgtgtgcgccctacacacaacgAGGTacacaaagaccgccttacccctgcctaagctggggtaaggtggtctttgcacgCCTCGTTGTGTGCAGGACGCACACAGAAGTAGGGACAagcagaagtagaggatgtcgatTCATTTTAGGTAGGGTGTAAATTGGTTTGGACCGGTTTCGATTCGGTTCCACTGGTTTCAAAGAGAGAATGAGTGAATTCAAAACATGATCCATTTAAGGTGTATTGGTTTCAGTTTCTTATcggtttcttttatttgtttatacAATCGATTTGATTTCGATTTATCATTTAAATATATCtagaaatatgaaaaaaattgtgatttttttaatgaattttgagCTTGTATCGGGTTATATCAATTTCGGTCCAATTTTTAAGTTCGATTCGATGTTATTAGTTTTGGTGAGGTCCAGTTTAGTTTTATTGTCAGAAAACACCAATCGAAAACATGATTTAATAAGGTCATAGTAGTTTTGGTTATGACTAATACAGATCAACTTGATACGgtacatatattcatttttctatttagaGAAATGATACCAatgttgataaaaaaaaaaaaaatgtatccgATACACAAGGCTCTCGCCACTACAGGTTTGGAAAGATCATAACATATGCCATTGCAGAGTCATACCGATGCtgataccatgaactaaatcTTTGCTTGgcactaagggtgtcaatttggaaccgaaaccgtgtaccgaaaccgaaaccgcccGTGTAAAACCGTACCAAACCGTACTGTTTCAAaaacggtacggtacggtataGGCAAACGGTTTTGATCACGGtatggtacggtatcggtattgggtataATACCATCGGTATGTACCGTTACCGTACCGTTATACCGAATTCATACCGAAACCATACcattttttgggggtatttttgtaaaacCAATTTCTAACTCCTAAGACCCtaaacctaaatccctaatttctTAACGACTTGGCCTCTCCGCCCTCTCGTCCTCGACTCCTCTCCCGCTTGCGACTTTCGAGTTTGAGACCTTGAGTCTCACAACAATGGAGCATTTCAGGCTTTCGATTCTCAAAGTTTCGGACTTGGTCTCATAATGGAGTAATGGAGTAACCTTAAcctcttcaaagttcaaacacaaCTCCTCTCACAACTCACAAGGGTCATCTTCTTGATTCACCGAAAACCCTAACATGAGGCGGAGATTTATCGGTACACAATGAATCTCTCTCGTTCTTGGTTACCTTTGAGTGTAGTTGTGTTTTTTTATAAGTGAATCACTGGAAAATCGTGAAAATCTCGATTCGATTTCGTTCTCTGTGATgtggtttcttttattttccgatagattttctcaaaagctccgctctctctatatctctctctattttctatactttttagacTGATAAAACCTTGAATATTGCAATATGTGATGACCAAAGCAGCAGAAATCTGTTCATAATGTTTCTGAAATACCAACAGAATGCGTTGATGTAGCATTGTAGCCTATCCTGGGCATTGAGAGCTCCTGTAGATGCACTCAAGAGTTGAAACTGGAAAGACATTTCTACTGATGGTGATGGGAACTTTAGCAAATATATCCTATTTGACAATTGAGAACCCCtgcagttaaaaaaaaaacgatttaAAAACCATTTCATTCGAATTTATAGTgtttttatatcattttttataaaaatagaattcATACCGTTTTTGTACCGTTTTTATATTAtaccgaaaccgtaccatgAGTATACCGTTTTATATACCGTATTCATAccgtaccgaaaccgtaccgtgACGGTACGGTTGCGGTATTAAAAGTAGACCTTCTaaacggtacggtacggtatcggtattgggtacctatttttggtaccgtaCCGAAACCATACCGTtttaccgaaaccgtaccggtTGACAAGCCTACTTGGCACACCACCACTTTTAGAGAACACTTTCCCATATAATTTCCTCAATTTACCATCCAacctttttttctctcaatGATTATCTCTCCCAGCCTCGAAGGGttcaagggagagagagagatatcacTCCTCAATATAAGTCAACTTAATGTGATCATTAAATAATGGAATTTCATCTTTAACCAAGATTTATTGAACTACTCAAAAAGGATGTGTTTGTTTCACCACAAAGTGCCAAGGGTATCAATAATCTTCTCTTGTTACTGCACGATGCAGCATCGTGTGGcgttgcagaggccatgtggcacagtaGATCCCATATGGTACAGTAgatctgtcacgcccctattccagacaaggaatataatatcatataaagggtgactaggacgacgcgtgtcatcctactaaaccgcccggatcaccgacacggtgtcccaacgcacgatcatatccaatattaacacaatataatatcgagAATgcgaaaagaggaatattacattccaaggatcgtgAGTATTgcgaagcgtataaatcgaatagttacaagatgttcaaagctagatgataaatacgaattagttacatttccaatgatcatctaataactatcaaaatggtattacaagaagtatttcaccataggccttagcctcaaaagtaatcaaaagggatcgagtcccgaatatcctcacggcccgtaggcacaatcatcgcaaggacaccgccgccatgttcctcaaacacggcctccggttcctcctcacgagatctcatcgtatcccgagggctgaactccaagtcccgcgagatatccgtcaccgcaccataatctaaaaaacgtgcgcacgaggggttagctccacgagccggtgaggggatgggaatgcacaaacacgcaattcatatagtccaatgatgcatgcacatgttaagtccatttttccacctaacaaacaactaagtcaatggcatatgctatctggacaactcgggagacactgtggtcacttaacttatcgccacaatgaaacctcaattgtcacgtgggacctacgccgatcgaagcctccaagaccactcgtgCAAGgacccacgataaccaatactaccatgactggcctctcccacctccacgaatccggttacgattacccaacacctaaacccctgttggtaagggtcgtagcataagggtgtgaaatcctagccacaaatatactacatgcaagtcctatcgccCCGAGaagtaatccggcgcatcaacttttcatccggtttagtgcccggttacagcacgacacggcactagattcaacatgacattcaacataatttcttcataaatgtttatagagttcggAGTTCCGCACCACCCaccaccgcaccgagacccatcaagatacaacattatcaatcaacattataacacatagatataaaattatgcaatatgcgccatatgcttattaattataatgagtacataatatatagtgcaatagtaataacaagcccaaacaaccaaacccactcacaacgtatacgcctaAGCACCCGGTTTAtcgttgtcgcctcgatcaagcaataagccacaaaagtgaatattttaacctatacaaagagtggaataaggttaaacgagcgaaaggaacggatccccaaaagatctcccataaacacttaagtataaggtttcgagacgaagtggttgcaggagtggtttcatgcccaaattccgcaaccacatgtaaatcctaggaaaccgggacgttttagtcaaggtcggatgcagatgtggtttgaaaaactgaatccaagtgtaaatccgagcttcacggggctcgggacaatttttgccaaggtcggatgcggatgtggttttaaaaacgaatccgagtgtaaatccgaccttcacagtaATCCTTCTCGGAAGGTAGTTTCGGGGGGTTTCTTGCAGTGCGAAATCACatgtaaccctcacaccttcaggtccaaaatccgaaggattccctccaaggaccccattttaAGTGGTTTTTaaggcacaaggacttctagaaaactctatcctaagctccttagggtccaaccttaaatcccccaaatggcaatgagaaccctcacattagagctcataatggagtgaactaactccaccatagcttggctttaaagctccatctacaccctaggttccaagagagatctaggtcaatctctcccattacccaacccctttttgaaatccaaaatagaagaaggaagaagcttacctacccccaagatgagagctccacaaTTTCtcgcccaagagatggggtctccaccttcctccaagcctctctctccttcctccttctctttctctcctctttctctcctctttctctcctccacgatttagggtagaagaggatgttgaagaagaagtaatgttctctcccctcctcctctcttttataataaatgggtctatgggtacccttagtcaaatgggtcatgaggcctaatgggtcaacccattagtcctatgtgggtaagtggatggaataacccatcattgggccaataggttaaatgggcctgcccacaaccttaattaaggaaaagcccattcttagatgggctcatatgagatgggtataagtccccaatgtacttcctaaaggcacgcgggacccgaacttaaattattcccttctctcatgaaatagctcgagcggttcaagcccggaccgcgccgaggttaccaagggaagaataattaataagacttgaggctagaacttacttttcccctgtcatggtttattacccatgaccccgaacaaCTTTGCCACTGGcaacgctaagctcatcaccgaacgaaatatccgtgaggtgacggtccaggatgctctctctcgaactcctcgcttcccgggctggtacttggagggtagtcgtaagtcgccgtccacgaactttccccacggcggttgaggaatctttcctccacgcAAACCCGtcttgtggtcaacgattttgtagctaggtttgaccatcatggagaacagtcaCCAAGATACATGgcgcggtatctacacgtcacgagaagaaatgatatttaattatatcccggcaggtataacatcccccaccttataagaaatttcgtcctcgaaatttgacgtaccttgtaaataggcaagaaaagggtattttgcccgcatttctacctctgcctcccaagaagcttcctcttggatggttgcaccattttatcttcacataatgaatgggccggttgcgaagatgaacaaccttgctgccaaaatcttttcagcagactctttataggacatgtcggCCGCAAGTTACGTGGTTCATgcgtcaatacatggcttggatcatggacatacttcctcaacatagacacgtggaagacgtcgtgcacaccttctaaagatggagggagtgctaaccgatatgccaccggtccaatccgtgcaaggatctcaaaaggtccTATAAATCTCGGACTCGGCTTGCCCTTCTTCTtaaacgcatcacccctttggagggtgataccttaaggaaca includes these proteins:
- the LOC122644107 gene encoding DNA damage-repair/toleration protein DRT100-like; this encodes MGLFLFLISVVVILVAVTTPVVNSCPPSERAALLAFKAALHEPYLGIFNSWSGNDCCQNWYGVSCDPTTRSVADINLRGESEDPIFQKAGRTGFMTGTISPSICSLNHLTNIVIADWKGIDGQIPTCITSIPYLRILDLIGNRLTGPIPSDIGRLSRLTVLNVADNLISGGIPASIVNLPSLMHLDLRNNHISGEIPRDFGKLTMLSRALLSRNQIHGPIPSSISKIYRLADLDLSENQISGLIPEPLGRMQVLSTLNLDSNRISGKIPASLLGSSGIGILNLSRNSIEGYIPDAFGRRSYFTALDLSYNKLRGQIPKSISSAAYIGHLDLSYNHLCGRIPAGSPFDHLEASSFVSNDCLCGTPLKAC